From one Dermacentor variabilis isolate Ectoservices chromosome 3, ASM5094787v1, whole genome shotgun sequence genomic stretch:
- the LOC142573974 gene encoding uncharacterized protein LOC142573974 — protein MMTSPTVFVVKQEPRSDGEGGIEVAAPLSNLAEACGGKNYANADDSGGTGGNCGKCGTSSASRTSSDKDRVKCSTCSKVLANRTTLLKHLRIHTGEKPYPCPKCKRCFRQKEHRDKHVNVHTQGKAFECVVCSMTFGRRHFLEKHMQCIHKLDLRSAFEQHAVIFLEGSIQVQPVLELQVETVEAPPRAPKPPPPPAHRCPVCRRTFSLRYNLRRHMRTQHGQTINTCLHCGKGFKRVSGLRTHENTHSDARPYQCSLCGRCFGQKHHLMRHHLVHAPKINIVCSVCQKGFRYASTFFEHMAIHDAEEEMKKKNKQELPTSPEEVREEGGRPEEEAVKHVKKTTGSLEQERAEDQALAMYTLQTTHQEHQTTHQTMPQEQQWLQEDYVAIENLDLECMFCGRPMFDPHELYQHLLEHCRETCGVDRDECWEIGGADEILGL, from the exons ATGATGACGTCACCGACGGTCTTCGTCGTCAAGCAAGAGCCACGCAGCGACGGCGAAGGCGGCATCGAAGTGGCTGCTCCCTTATCGAACCTCGCCGAGGCATGCGGTGGCAAGAACTACGCgaacgccgacgacagcggcgggACCGGTGGAAACTGCGGCAAGTGCGGCACCTCTTCGGCCTCCAGGACTTCGTCGGACAAGGATCGCGTGAAGTGCTCCACCTGCAGCAAGGTGCTGGCCAACCGCACCACCCTGCTCAAGCACCTGCGCATCCACACGGGCGAGAAGCCGTATCCGTGCCCCAAGTGCAAGCGCTGCTTCCGCCAGAAGGAGCACCGCGACAAGCACGTGAACGTGCACACCCAG GGCAAGGCGTTCGAGTGTGTGGTGTGCAGCATGACGTTCGGAAGACGCCACTTCCTCGAGAAGCACATGCAATGCATCCACAAGCTGGACCTGAGGTCCGCCTTCGAGCAGCATGCAGTCATCTTCCTGGAGGGTTCCATTCAAGTTCAGCCCGTTCTCGAG CTGCAGGTGGAAACCGTCGAAGCACCGCCGCGGGCCCCCAAGCCTCCTCCACCACCGGCGCACCGGTGTCCGGTGTGCCGCCGGACGTTCAGCCTGCGCTACAACCTGCGCCGGCACATGCGCACCCAGCACGGTCAGACGATCAACACGTGCCTCCACTGCGGCAAGGGCTTCAAGCGAGTCTCCGGCTTGCGCACGCACGAGAACACGCACTCGGACGCTCGCCCTTACCAGTGCTCGCTGTGCGGCCGCTGCTTTGGCCAGAAGCACCACCTCATGAGACACCACTTGGTGCACGCGCCCAAGATAAACATCGTCTGCTCCGTCTGCCAGAAAGGCTTCCGCTACGCGTCGACCTTCTTCGAACACATGGCCATCCACGATGCCGAAGAggagatgaagaagaagaacaagcagGAGCTCCCCACGTCGCCGGAGGAAGTCCGAGAAGAAGGCGGGAGACCCGAGGAGGAAGCCGTCAAACACGTAAAGAAAACCACGGGTTCACTTGAACAGGAACGTGCAGAAGACCAAGCCTTGGCCATGTACACGCTCCAGACGACGCATCAGGAGCACCAGACGACGCACCAGACGATGCCTCAGGAGCAGCAATGGCTCCAAGAGGATTACGTTGCCATCGAGAACCTGGATTTGGAATGCATGTTTTGCGGAAGGCCAATGTTCGATCCTCATGAACTTTACCAGCACCTTCTGGAACACTGTAGAGAAACGTGCGGTGTCGATCGGGACGAATGCTGGGAAATTGGGGGCGC